In Clostridium swellfunianum, a genomic segment contains:
- a CDS encoding spore maturation protein, with amino-acid sequence MLSWLGNYLLTSIIALIIMAIVVYGMVKKVKVYECFVEGAKEGLTICLRIFPFLLAMLVAIAVFRESKALDYFIALVKPAVKLIGLPPEVVPLVLIKPLSGSGALGVLSDILIKHGPDSFIGRLSSVIMGTTETIFYTLTVYFGAVNIKKIRHTLWAAILADITAVIMAITLTRIMF; translated from the coding sequence ATGCTTAGTTGGTTAGGAAACTATCTGCTTACATCCATAATTGCGTTAATAATAATGGCTATAGTAGTTTACGGCATGGTAAAGAAGGTTAAAGTCTATGAATGTTTTGTTGAAGGGGCTAAGGAAGGGTTAACTATATGTCTAAGAATTTTTCCGTTTCTTTTGGCAATGCTTGTTGCCATAGCTGTATTTAGAGAATCTAAAGCATTAGACTATTTTATAGCTTTAGTAAAGCCTGCAGTAAAACTAATAGGACTTCCACCTGAAGTAGTTCCCTTAGTATTGATAAAGCCTTTATCGGGTAGTGGTGCCTTAGGTGTGCTTTCAGATATTCTTATAAAGCATGGGCCAGATAGCTTTATTGGAAGATTGTCCTCGGTAATTATGGGTACAACAGAAACAATTTTTTATACTCTTACTGTTTATTTTGGCGCAGTAAATATAAAAAAAATCAGGCACACGCTTTGGGCGGCAATTTTAGCTGATATAACAGCTGTAATTATGGCAATAACTTTAACTAGAATAATGTTTTAA
- a CDS encoding glutaredoxin family protein: MKEVIVYTSNTCTYCGQAKEYLKENGISYEERNIKEPTYRKELMSMGFMSVPVIKIERDTVLGFDKEKIDSLLGL, from the coding sequence ATGAAAGAAGTTATAGTTTACACATCAAATACCTGCACATACTGCGGACAGGCAAAGGAATATTTAAAGGAAAATGGAATCTCTTATGAAGAAAGAAATATTAAAGAACCTACCTATAGAAAAGAACTAATGAGTATGGGATTTATGAGCGTTCCTGTTATAAAGATTGAGAGAGACACAGTTCTTGGCTTCGATAAAGAAAAAATTGATTCCTTGCTAGGTTTATAA
- a CDS encoding ABC transporter ATP-binding protein, with amino-acid sequence MIEINNVSKSYNGSIKAVDSLSLNIPEGMIFGFLGPNGAGKSTTIKMITGILNPDGGDIKVNGISIKDKPLEAKKQFAYVPDSPDMFLRLKGVEYLNFMADMYDVPKEVRKERIQNLAKRFELADALGDKIQSYSHGMRQKIVLMGALVHDPSVWILDEPLTGLDPKASYTLKEMMREHASSGKTVFFSTHVLEVAEKICDKVAIINKGNILFSGTLEEMREHFKSNGSLENMFLELTENE; translated from the coding sequence ATGATAGAAATTAATAATGTAAGCAAAAGCTATAACGGCTCTATCAAAGCAGTAGACAGCTTAAGCCTGAATATCCCGGAAGGAATGATATTCGGATTTTTGGGACCAAACGGTGCTGGGAAAAGTACCACAATAAAAATGATTACAGGTATACTTAATCCAGACGGCGGAGACATAAAGGTAAATGGCATAAGCATAAAGGATAAGCCTCTTGAAGCTAAAAAACAGTTTGCCTATGTTCCAGATAGTCCTGATATGTTTCTAAGACTCAAGGGAGTTGAGTATCTAAACTTCATGGCAGATATGTACGATGTGCCCAAGGAAGTTAGAAAAGAGAGAATTCAAAACCTAGCCAAAAGATTTGAACTTGCGGATGCTTTAGGGGATAAAATTCAAAGTTATTCTCATGGAATGAGACAAAAGATTGTACTTATGGGTGCATTAGTTCATGATCCTTCTGTATGGATTTTAGATGAACCTCTAACAGGCTTAGATCCAAAAGCTTCATACACATTAAAGGAAATGATGAGAGAACATGCTTCAAGTGGAAAGACTGTATTTTTTTCAACTCACGTGCTTGAAGTGGCAGAAAAAATTTGCGACAAGGTTGCTATAATAAATAAAGGCAATATTCTATTCAGCGGCACATTGGAAGAGATGAGGGAGCACTTTAAATCCAATGGTTCACTTGAGAATATGTTCTTGGAGTTGACAGAAAATGAATAA
- a CDS encoding putative ABC transporter permease subunit → MNKFFALTKVLLKNTGEALVQKDKKKLPKTIALLVLMAVAFLPMVAGFVAMAAGSYGSLVSMNQEGFILVLGVSAASLVIFIFGIFYVMSTFYFSMDIEKLLPLPLKPSTILGAKFTVVAIYEYLTELVFLLPIMITFGVMSKAGVVYYLYAILVFLTLPVVPLVIAAFITMVIMRFTPFAKNKDLFNTVAGIFVIILSVGINIFFQRLGANNQDPEQLLMLMAQGNNSLVNTMSSFIPSAKLAVNALVFSGELKGLINILLFLVITIAFLLILLVLGEALYFKGVIGITQSSSKRKKLSSEEFEESTTQSSAIKSYLFKELRILFRTPAYFMNCVLISFLFPVILMVPIFSQPDAMQGLKEVRAVVNAGNLPGFIIAAAFGIMMFIAVANPTSCTAISREGQNIFVCKYLPISYKKQLIAKALSSILLNLIGIGLMIVAAMVIIIPPVYLLVQVVVLGILITIFDAFIGLLVDLSFPKLQWDNEQRAVKQNMNVLIVMFLGFAIGGATVFGIIKLGFNIWISFGILAGAFAVVDIILYYILSTYGIKTFQKLQA, encoded by the coding sequence ATGAATAAGTTTTTTGCATTAACTAAGGTTCTACTAAAGAATACAGGAGAAGCTTTAGTACAAAAGGATAAGAAAAAGCTCCCTAAAACTATAGCTCTTTTAGTACTTATGGCAGTTGCCTTCCTTCCTATGGTTGCAGGTTTTGTAGCAATGGCAGCTGGTTCCTATGGTTCTCTTGTAAGCATGAATCAGGAAGGTTTTATACTTGTGCTTGGAGTTTCAGCGGCTTCATTAGTAATATTTATTTTCGGTATATTCTATGTTATGTCCACTTTTTATTTCTCAATGGACATAGAGAAGCTGCTGCCTTTGCCTTTAAAGCCTTCAACAATACTTGGGGCTAAGTTTACAGTAGTAGCAATTTATGAATATTTGACTGAGCTTGTATTCTTGCTCCCAATAATGATTACCTTCGGAGTTATGAGTAAAGCAGGAGTAGTTTATTATTTATACGCGATTTTGGTATTTTTAACTCTTCCTGTTGTGCCGCTTGTTATTGCAGCTTTTATAACCATGGTTATAATGAGATTTACTCCTTTTGCTAAAAACAAGGATTTATTTAATACCGTTGCAGGTATATTTGTAATTATCCTATCAGTAGGCATAAATATATTTTTCCAAAGACTAGGAGCAAATAACCAAGATCCAGAGCAGCTTCTGATGCTTATGGCTCAAGGCAATAATTCTCTAGTGAATACAATGTCAAGCTTCATTCCTAGTGCGAAGCTAGCAGTTAATGCGCTTGTTTTTAGCGGAGAACTAAAGGGGTTAATAAATATTCTTTTATTCTTGGTTATTACTATAGCATTTTTACTAATACTGTTAGTACTTGGCGAAGCTCTCTATTTCAAGGGAGTAATAGGAATCACACAATCCTCCTCGAAAAGAAAGAAGCTAAGCAGTGAAGAATTTGAAGAAAGCACAACACAAAGTTCAGCAATTAAATCATATTTGTTTAAGGAATTAAGAATTCTATTTAGAACGCCTGCTTATTTCATGAATTGTGTGCTTATAAGTTTCTTGTTTCCTGTTATTCTAATGGTACCTATTTTTTCTCAGCCTGATGCGATGCAAGGCTTAAAGGAAGTGAGAGCAGTAGTAAATGCAGGTAATCTTCCAGGATTTATAATTGCAGCTGCCTTTGGTATTATGATGTTTATAGCAGTTGCTAATCCAACATCCTGTACTGCAATATCAAGAGAGGGTCAAAACATATTTGTGTGCAAATACTTGCCAATAAGCTATAAAAAGCAGTTAATTGCAAAAGCTTTATCATCAATATTGCTAAACCTTATTGGTATAGGTCTTATGATAGTTGCAGCAATGGTAATAATAATTCCACCAGTTTACTTGTTAGTTCAAGTTGTTGTTTTAGGAATTTTAATAACAATCTTTGATGCCTTTATAGGGCTACTAGTAGATTTAAGCTTTCCAAAGCTTCAATGGGATAATGAGCAAAGAGCTGTTAAGCAAAATATGAATGTTCTTATAGTAATGTTTCTTGGCTTTGCTATAGGCGGTGCAACCGTGTTTGGCATCATAAAGCTGGGGTTCAATATTTGGATTTCCTTTGGAATTCTTGCAGGTGCTTTTGCTGTAGTAGATATAATTCTATACTATATTCTAAGCACATATGGAATCAAAACCTTCCAAAAGCTTCAAGCTTAA
- the rluF gene encoding 23S rRNA pseudouridine(2604) synthase RluF: MVHKNPIIHHDKNEELRINKFISEKGICSRREADKLIETGRVTINGLKAQTGSKVKSTDEVRVDGKLLSEREKLVYIALNKPVGITSTTEHKVKGNIVDFINYPQRIFPIGRLDKDSEGLIILTNDGDIVNKILRAGNNHDKEYIVTVDKPITSEFIKGMSSGVSILDTITKPCIVTKEGKNTFRIILTQGLNRQIRRMCEVFGYKVVKLKRIRIMNIHLKDLSTGKWRYLTKEELETLNSLITSSVKTEEASKL, from the coding sequence ATGGTTCATAAAAATCCAATTATACATCATGATAAAAACGAAGAATTAAGAATAAATAAATTTATAAGCGAAAAAGGCATCTGCTCTAGAAGAGAAGCTGATAAGTTGATTGAAACTGGCAGAGTTACTATTAATGGCTTAAAAGCTCAAACAGGATCAAAAGTTAAATCTACCGATGAAGTAAGGGTTGATGGTAAGCTTCTATCTGAAAGAGAGAAACTTGTGTATATAGCATTAAACAAGCCTGTAGGCATAACCAGTACTACTGAACATAAAGTGAAAGGAAACATAGTAGATTTTATCAATTATCCACAAAGAATTTTCCCAATTGGAAGACTTGATAAAGATTCTGAAGGCTTAATAATATTAACTAATGATGGAGATATAGTTAATAAAATACTTAGAGCAGGCAACAATCACGACAAAGAATATATAGTAACAGTAGATAAGCCTATAACTTCTGAATTTATAAAAGGGATGTCCAGCGGAGTTAGTATCTTAGATACCATAACCAAGCCCTGCATAGTCACTAAGGAAGGAAAAAACACCTTTAGAATTATCCTTACTCAAGGATTAAACAGGCAAATAAGAAGAATGTGTGAGGTTTTTGGATATAAAGTAGTAAAGCTTAAAAGAATTAGAATTATGAATATACATCTAAAAGACTTATCCACAGGAAAGTGGAGATACCTCACAAAGGAAGAACTAGAAACCTTGAATTCATTGATAACTTCATCT
- a CDS encoding metal-binding protein — MTVRDIMKYIESEFKIINHTPCEICGGDYFAEDTHIAIIDDVPYDLCTCTCSNCGHEKTFEFSAPFLENKQSRKNLN, encoded by the coding sequence ATGACTGTTAGAGATATAATGAAATATATCGAAAGCGAATTTAAGATTATCAATCACACTCCCTGTGAAATATGCGGAGGCGATTACTTTGCTGAAGATACACATATTGCTATAATAGATGATGTTCCGTACGACCTATGTACATGTACTTGTTCAAACTGTGGGCATGAAAAGACTTTTGAATTCTCTGCTCCATTTTTAGAAAATAAACAATCAAGAAAGAATTTGAACTAA
- a CDS encoding NADH peroxidase: MKKFVCKVCGFIYEGEAAPEKCPVCKAPAEKFEEQSGELVWADEHRVGVAQGLDERVIAGLKENLYGECFEVGLYLAMARQAHREGYPEVGMYYEKAAYEEAEHAAKFCELLGEVVTNSTKKNLEMRVIAENGATAGKKELATLAKQLGYDAVHDTVHEMAKDEARHGKAFKGLLDRYFA, from the coding sequence ATGAAAAAGTTTGTATGTAAGGTATGTGGATTTATTTATGAAGGAGAGGCTGCACCAGAAAAGTGTCCAGTATGTAAGGCTCCAGCAGAAAAATTTGAGGAGCAATCAGGTGAACTTGTTTGGGCAGATGAACATAGAGTAGGAGTCGCTCAAGGTTTAGACGAGAGAGTAATAGCTGGATTAAAGGAAAATCTTTATGGAGAGTGCTTTGAAGTAGGTTTATATTTAGCAATGGCTAGACAAGCCCACAGAGAAGGTTATCCAGAAGTAGGAATGTATTACGAAAAGGCTGCTTATGAAGAAGCTGAGCATGCTGCTAAGTTCTGCGAATTACTTGGCGAAGTAGTTACAAATTCAACAAAGAAGAATCTTGAAATGAGAGTTATTGCTGAAAATGGTGCAACTGCAGGAAAGAAAGAACTTGCAACTTTAGCTAAGCAATTAGGCTATGATGCAGTTCATGATACAGTACATGAAATGGCTAAGGATGAAGCAAGACACGGAAAGGCGTTTAAGGGCCTTTTAGATAGATACTTTGCATAA
- a CDS encoding sensor domain-containing protein, protein MNNEIEISDDEDKIKRLRDIALKYEFIKDNARDIMLLIKEDGTILEANKAAEEAYGYQYSELLGMNINDLRESKYNYVPEESRFEAVHKRKDGSTFYVEVSSKGALFNGKYISLDIVRDISERKKSEEKLNKLAYYDPVTDLPNKKHFSEYIIKALDKAKANEERIAVLFIDLDRYKKVNDTMGHLIGDKLLKEAADRFKTLTNDSVFTARVGGDEFIFIQSNIKAAEEAAELAYKILQLIKTPFELDGIEIHITTSIGISIYPEHGEDAVTLMKNADMSMYRVKNSGRNNYEFYNTGMNKEAYEQIVIENSLHHALENDELVLHYQPKFNALTGKLVGMEALVRWKSPKLGLVPPGKFIDLAEETGLIVPIGKWVLRNACAQNKLWQDSGYPPMRVAVNLSVRQFEENNLQEVVDEILKETGLNPEYLELEVTETMAMKNMELIVKNLRKLKEMGISIALDDFGTGYSSLKYLRNIPVDTLKIDRSFINDINSNSAYGAIIDAIIDIAKKLKLGIIAEGVETEEQSSFLIEKNCYEMQGFLFSKPVVKEEFEIILSKYN, encoded by the coding sequence ATGAATAATGAAATTGAGATTTCAGATGATGAGGATAAGATAAAACGACTAAGGGATATTGCTCTAAAGTATGAATTTATTAAAGATAATGCAAGGGATATAATGCTTCTTATAAAAGAAGATGGAACTATATTAGAAGCTAACAAAGCTGCAGAAGAAGCTTATGGGTATCAGTATAGCGAGCTTTTGGGCATGAATATTAATGATTTAAGAGAAAGTAAATATAATTATGTTCCTGAGGAAAGTCGTTTTGAAGCTGTCCATAAAAGAAAAGATGGTTCAACCTTTTATGTTGAAGTAAGCTCTAAAGGAGCTCTATTTAATGGAAAGTATATTTCATTAGATATAGTTAGAGATATATCTGAAAGAAAGAAATCAGAAGAGAAGCTTAATAAATTGGCCTATTATGATCCTGTTACTGATTTGCCTAATAAAAAGCACTTTAGCGAATATATTATAAAGGCTTTAGATAAGGCAAAAGCTAACGAGGAAAGGATAGCTGTACTTTTTATAGATTTGGATAGATATAAAAAGGTTAATGATACAATGGGACATCTTATTGGAGACAAGCTCCTAAAGGAGGCTGCAGATAGATTCAAAACCCTTACAAATGATTCTGTATTTACTGCCAGGGTTGGTGGAGATGAATTTATTTTTATTCAATCAAATATTAAAGCCGCTGAAGAGGCTGCAGAGCTTGCTTATAAAATTTTACAACTTATTAAAACTCCTTTTGAGCTTGATGGTATTGAGATTCATATAACAACTAGCATAGGTATAAGTATTTATCCAGAGCACGGGGAAGATGCGGTTACTCTTATGAAGAATGCTGATATGTCAATGTATAGAGTTAAAAATAGCGGTAGAAATAATTATGAGTTTTATAATACTGGCATGAACAAAGAAGCCTATGAGCAGATAGTTATTGAAAATTCTCTTCACCATGCTCTTGAAAATGATGAGCTTGTTCTGCATTATCAGCCTAAGTTTAATGCGCTTACTGGCAAGCTTGTAGGTATGGAAGCTTTAGTAAGATGGAAAAGTCCTAAGCTTGGTCTTGTACCGCCAGGAAAATTTATAGACTTGGCTGAAGAAACAGGTCTTATAGTCCCAATTGGAAAGTGGGTATTAAGAAATGCTTGTGCACAAAATAAACTTTGGCAGGATTCAGGATATCCACCTATGAGAGTAGCTGTAAATCTTTCTGTTAGGCAATTTGAGGAAAATAACCTTCAAGAGGTAGTAGATGAGATATTAAAAGAAACAGGGCTAAATCCTGAGTATTTGGAGTTAGAAGTTACTGAAACTATGGCTATGAAAAATATGGAGCTTATCGTAAAGAATCTAAGGAAACTTAAAGAGATGGGAATAAGTATTGCTCTAGACGACTTTGGAACAGGCTATTCCTCTTTAAAGTATTTAAGAAACATTCCAGTGGATACTCTTAAAATAGATAGGTCGTTTATTAATGATATAAACAGCAACTCTGCCTATGGTGCAATAATTGATGCTATTATAGACATCGCTAAAAAACTAAAGCTTGGAATAATTGCAGAGGGTGTTGAAACAGAAGAGCAGAGCAGCTTTTTAATTGAAAAGAATTGTTATGAGATGCAGGGCTTTCTATTTAGTAAGCCTGTTGTTAAGGAAGAATTTGAGATTATTCTTTCAAAATATAATTGA
- a CDS encoding nucleoside recognition domain-containing protein yields the protein MINVIWFIILVCGIGVGVLTGRGDLVSKAVVTSAGSTVEFIIKLAGLMCIWCGVMRIAEKSGLTEKLAKLLRPILGLIFKDAARDEKAMGAIVMNLTANMMGLSNAATPFGIKAMEEMDRLNPEKGRASNDMSLFLVLNAACIQLVPTTVISVRAASGAANPGEIIIPAILATTVAAVMGVIYCKILQRYF from the coding sequence ATGATTAATGTAATTTGGTTTATTATCTTAGTTTGCGGCATAGGAGTTGGAGTACTTACCGGTAGAGGAGATTTGGTTTCAAAAGCTGTAGTCACTAGTGCTGGATCAACAGTTGAGTTTATTATTAAACTCGCAGGACTAATGTGTATTTGGTGCGGTGTTATGAGAATTGCCGAGAAAAGTGGGCTTACTGAAAAATTAGCCAAGCTTCTTAGACCTATACTAGGGCTTATTTTTAAAGATGCAGCTAGAGATGAGAAAGCTATGGGCGCTATAGTGATGAATCTTACTGCAAATATGATGGGACTTTCTAATGCAGCAACCCCCTTTGGTATAAAGGCAATGGAAGAAATGGATAGGCTTAACCCTGAAAAAGGAAGAGCCAGCAACGATATGTCTTTATTTTTAGTTCTCAACGCTGCTTGTATACAGCTTGTTCCTACTACAGTAATTTCAGTTAGAGCAGCAAGCGGTGCTGCAAATCCAGGAGAAATAATCATTCCTGCCATACTTGCTACTACTGTGGCAGCTGTTATGGGAGTAATATACTGCAAAATACTGCAAAGATATTTTTAG